The genomic interval TCCCGCCACCCTCTTCGATCGCCAGGGCCGCGTGTTTCACGTACGCTCCTACACGGATGAAGACCGGTCCGCCCTGGACCGCTTCTACCACGATTTCGAACCCAAGCGCGCCGCCCAGGGGCTCCCGCCCGAGGGCGAAAGCCGCATCGCGCGCTGGCTGGACGGCATTCTTCCCGGCGGCACCCACCTGATCGTGGAGGTGGAGGGGCGCATGGCGGGGCACGCCATGCTCATGCCCACGGACCGTCCCGGCGTGCGGGAATATGCGATCTTTCTGGACCATGGCGTGAGAGGGCGCGGCCTGGGTACGCAGGTGAACCGCCTGTCCGCCGACGTGGCGCGCACGCTGGACCTGGACCGCCTCTGGCTCTCCGTGGAGCCGCACAACCGCCCCGCGCTTCGATCGTACCAGAAGGCAGGCTTCCGCTACCGGGGCGCCACCATCTACTCGCCCGAGGTGGAGATGGAGCTGGACCTGCACGCCTCCGGCACGTCCTGACGCTCTGCAAACCGCATCTCACGCGGAGGCCGCGGGGGTTCGCGGGGGTCGCGGAGAACAGCGGAGGAAACACGGCCTTTCGTCCCGTGTTCATCGAAGCATTCTCAACGGGCGCCTTCACGGCGCCCGTTCGTGCTTTCCGTGCCGTTCCTATTCCCCATTCCCTATTCCCTATTCCCTGCAGTTTGCGGAACTCCTTGTCCCCCAACGATGTAGCACATTCACGGCACTCGCGTTCCGCCCGTGGCAAGAGAATTGATCCGCCCGTCCGTGGCACGCAGTCCCGCACATCAGACCGGGAGACCACCTTGTTCATGAATGTTCGACGCACGGCCCTGCTGGCCGTGCTGGTTCTGGGCGCGTGTGCGCCCGTATCGGAGCCCATCATCGCGCCGCTTCCGCAGGGCGCGGCCCTCGACACCGCCGGGCGCCCGTTCGTGCGCCGGGTGGAGCCGACCACGGAGTACAGCAGGGCGGTGCAGGCGGGAACGCGCAGCCAGACCGGCGCCCCGGGCGCCAACTACTGGCAGCAGGCGGTGCGCTACCAGATCACCGCGGAACTGGACCCCCAGACCCGCGTGCTGACCGGACAGGAGCGGCTCACCTACCGCAACCGCTCGCCCAACGCGCTGCCGGAAGTGCGCTTCAATCTTTATCAGAACCTGTTCACCGAGGCGTTCTACGGCCGCGGCAGCCCCATGAACACCGGCGGCCTCAAGCTCTCCGCGCTGGTGTTCAACGGCGACACTCTGCGGCTGATCACCCAGGCGCAGTACGAGGCCAACCAGCGCGAAAGCCGCCCCAACGTGGGCTACATCGTTACCGGAACGCTGGCCCGCGTCATTCTGCCGCGCCCCATTGCCCGGGGCG from Longimicrobium terrae carries:
- a CDS encoding GNAT family N-acetyltransferase; this encodes MGPGLVTAALSVPLERDLPSALVPATLFDRQGRVFHVRSYTDEDRSALDRFYHDFEPKRAAQGLPPEGESRIARWLDGILPGGTHLIVEVEGRMAGHAMLMPTDRPGVREYAIFLDHGVRGRGLGTQVNRLSADVARTLDLDRLWLSVEPHNRPALRSYQKAGFRYRGATIYSPEVEMELDLHASGTS